Proteins encoded within one genomic window of Nonomuraea gerenzanensis:
- a CDS encoding PfkB family carbohydrate kinase: protein MRVLGFGDNIVDRFVDRGIDYPGGNSVNVAVYARRLGVESAYLGVFGDDGLGAFLRDSIAAEGVAVDRCVVRAGESGVSRLRVDDGERVFLGWNGGGVTVREPLELDEDLLGYVRGFDLVHSSVYSRSEPELPKLAGLGPLVSFDLSSEQEYRDPAYLDRVCPHADLVLLSCSHLDEGATADLLADAVRRGAGLALGTRGVAGAVAADGNVTVSAPAWLAADIVDTMGCGDAFLAGFAVSLLRDGWATGRPPASAAIERALHRGAEAAHAQCFVEGAFGHGRTRA, encoded by the coding sequence ATGAGAGTGCTCGGCTTCGGCGACAACATCGTCGACCGGTTCGTCGACCGGGGCATCGACTACCCCGGCGGCAACAGCGTCAACGTCGCCGTCTACGCCCGCAGGCTGGGCGTCGAGTCCGCCTACCTCGGGGTCTTCGGCGACGACGGGCTCGGCGCGTTCCTGCGCGACTCGATCGCCGCCGAAGGCGTGGCGGTGGACCGCTGCGTCGTCCGCGCGGGCGAGAGCGGCGTCTCCCGCCTGCGGGTGGACGACGGCGAGCGCGTCTTCCTGGGCTGGAACGGCGGCGGCGTCACCGTACGGGAGCCGCTGGAGCTCGACGAGGACCTGCTCGGCTACGTGCGCGGCTTCGACCTGGTGCACTCCAGCGTCTATTCGCGCAGCGAGCCCGAGCTGCCCAAGCTGGCCGGGCTCGGCCCGCTGGTCAGCTTCGACCTGTCCAGCGAGCAGGAGTACCGCGACCCGGCCTACCTCGACCGGGTCTGCCCGCACGCCGACCTGGTGCTGCTGTCCTGCTCCCACCTCGACGAGGGCGCCACCGCCGACCTGCTCGCCGATGCCGTACGCCGGGGGGCCGGGCTCGCGCTCGGCACCCGCGGCGTGGCCGGCGCCGTGGCCGCCGACGGCAACGTCACCGTCTCGGCCCCGGCCTGGCTCGCCGCGGACATCGTGGACACCATGGGCTGCGGCGACGCCTTCCTCGCCGGGTTCGCCGTCTCGCTGCTGCGCGACGGCTGGGCCACCGGCCGCCCGCCGGCATCCGCCGCGATCGAGCGGGCGCTGCACCGGGGCGCGGAGGCGGCGCACGCGCAGTGCTTCGTCGAAGGCGCCTTCGGGCACGGCCGTACCCGCGCGTAG
- a CDS encoding SIS domain-containing protein, producing the protein MLGFDEPEFLSQVSSAVALRPQIEELVDRLVDEGFDTLLLVGAGGTYAQMWPYEQLARRTSALDVRAVIAAELIESGDARLGERTVALFTSVSGTTDDSVRAIEYCKSKGAYTISFTGHPDSPVATKVDTALVSQPKTWPFDFQLLLFMGRLLARRGEFDGYDQLADELAGIPQILVEVARQAEPVAAAFADAHKDSDYYFLIGGGNLWGFTYLYSMCILEEMQWLRTTRVHSAEFFHGSLELLEEDTSVIIFQGEDETRALTDRAEAFAKRVSKDVTVFDTRDYPLTGISPEFRGLLAPLVLDTVMSRVSKHLERVRDHSLDLRRYYRVMDY; encoded by the coding sequence ATGCTCGGATTCGACGAGCCGGAATTTCTCTCCCAGGTGTCGAGTGCGGTGGCCCTGCGCCCTCAGATCGAGGAGCTGGTCGACCGGCTCGTGGACGAGGGGTTCGACACCCTGCTCCTGGTCGGCGCCGGCGGCACGTACGCGCAGATGTGGCCGTACGAGCAGCTCGCCCGGCGCACCTCGGCGCTCGACGTGCGCGCCGTGATCGCCGCCGAGCTGATCGAATCCGGTGACGCCCGGCTGGGGGAGCGCACGGTGGCGCTGTTCACCTCGGTCTCGGGCACCACCGACGACAGCGTGCGGGCCATCGAGTACTGCAAGTCCAAGGGCGCGTACACGATCTCCTTCACCGGCCACCCCGACTCGCCCGTGGCCACGAAGGTGGACACGGCGCTCGTCTCCCAGCCCAAGACCTGGCCGTTCGACTTCCAGCTGCTGCTGTTCATGGGCCGGCTGCTGGCGCGCCGCGGCGAGTTCGACGGCTACGACCAGCTCGCCGATGAGCTGGCCGGCATCCCGCAGATCCTGGTCGAGGTGGCCAGGCAGGCCGAGCCGGTGGCCGCCGCGTTCGCCGACGCCCACAAGGACAGCGACTACTACTTCCTCATCGGCGGCGGCAACCTCTGGGGCTTCACCTACCTCTACTCCATGTGCATCCTCGAGGAGATGCAGTGGCTGCGCACCACCCGCGTGCACAGCGCCGAGTTCTTCCACGGCTCGCTGGAGCTGCTGGAGGAGGACACCAGCGTGATCATCTTCCAGGGCGAGGACGAGACCCGCGCCCTGACCGACCGCGCCGAGGCCTTCGCCAAGCGCGTCTCCAAGGACGTCACGGTCTTCGACACCCGCGACTACCCGCTCACCGGCATCAGCCCCGAGTTCCGCGGCCTGCTCGCGCCGCTCGTGCTCGACACCGTGATGAGCCGGGTCAGCAAGCACCTGGAGCGGGTCCGCGACCACTCGCTCGACCTGCGCCGCTACTACCGGGTCATGGACTACTGA
- a CDS encoding ABC transporter substrate-binding protein — MRPRALPTFAALLGTLTLAACSGGGTTAQAPKADAAATPEFSGTLSILTKFAGDPTGPYFENLAAAYTKQHPQVKFELIQETDQSVKDKLKTLTASDALPDIYFTWTGNWADNYIRGGRAADLTAVIGPDTEWGKTFSPGSLAAFARDGKNYGIPLYGNGKFMGYSKSAFDKAGVAVPKTFEELIAACGPLRKAGYEPIAFGNKDGWPALHYLQQLFAYNVPDATLQADFDPATAKLDDPGYVTALTQFKTLVDQCTDTREGTNGVLYSSAQEAFAGGKAAMYYQEILEFDNATSDKVKPDDFGIFQLPVPQNAPGDGAVLEGSPEGYLINAKSPRVALAVDFMKFATSLENAKTLSAPPYGQPSTVVGAVTEDTSSKAVFEGVQLVNKAPKLAIWLDTVTVPEVADAWLAGGEALISGGSTPDKVLESVRQASNSAK, encoded by the coding sequence ATGCGCCCTCGCGCCCTGCCGACGTTCGCGGCACTCCTCGGGACACTCACGCTGGCCGCCTGCTCCGGCGGCGGCACCACCGCCCAGGCACCCAAGGCCGACGCCGCCGCCACGCCGGAGTTCTCCGGCACGCTGAGCATCCTCACCAAGTTCGCCGGCGACCCGACGGGCCCCTACTTCGAGAACCTCGCCGCCGCCTACACCAAGCAGCATCCGCAGGTGAAGTTCGAGCTGATCCAGGAGACCGACCAGAGCGTCAAGGACAAGCTCAAGACGCTCACCGCCTCCGACGCGCTGCCCGACATCTACTTCACCTGGACGGGCAACTGGGCCGACAACTACATCCGCGGCGGCCGGGCGGCCGACCTGACCGCGGTGATCGGCCCGGACACCGAGTGGGGCAAGACCTTCAGCCCCGGCTCGCTGGCCGCCTTCGCCCGCGACGGCAAGAACTACGGCATCCCGCTGTACGGCAACGGCAAGTTCATGGGCTACAGCAAGAGCGCCTTCGACAAGGCGGGCGTCGCGGTGCCCAAGACGTTCGAGGAGCTGATCGCCGCCTGCGGGCCGCTGCGCAAGGCCGGCTACGAGCCCATCGCCTTCGGCAACAAGGACGGCTGGCCGGCCCTGCACTACCTGCAGCAGCTCTTCGCCTACAACGTGCCCGACGCCACGCTGCAGGCCGACTTCGACCCGGCCACCGCCAAGCTCGACGACCCCGGCTACGTCACCGCGCTCACCCAGTTCAAGACCCTGGTCGACCAGTGCACCGACACCCGGGAGGGCACCAACGGCGTGCTCTACAGCTCCGCGCAGGAGGCGTTCGCCGGGGGCAAGGCCGCCATGTACTACCAGGAGATCCTGGAGTTCGACAACGCGACCTCCGACAAGGTCAAGCCTGACGACTTCGGCATCTTCCAGCTCCCCGTGCCGCAGAACGCGCCCGGCGACGGCGCGGTGCTGGAGGGCTCGCCCGAGGGATACCTGATCAACGCCAAGTCGCCCAGGGTCGCGCTCGCGGTGGACTTCATGAAGTTCGCCACCAGCCTGGAGAACGCCAAGACGTTGTCGGCGCCGCCGTACGGGCAGCCCAGCACCGTCGTCGGCGCGGTCACCGAGGACACCTCCAGCAAGGCCGTCTTCGAGGGCGTGCAGCTCGTCAACAAGGCGCCCAAGCTGGCCATCTGGCTCGACACCGTGACCGTCCCCGAGGTGGCCGACGCCTGGCTGGCCGGTGGTGAGGCGCTCATCAGCGGCGGCTCGACGCCGGACAAGGTACTCGAAAGTGTCCGCCAAGCCTCGAACTCCGCCAAGTAG
- a CDS encoding carbohydrate ABC transporter permease, with protein MRATLRRTLGLAWVVPALVLVGVFVYLPLVQNLQFSTLKWDIYSGAQEYVGLGNYTKLVEDPVFWSSLGNNVLYAAVSIVFQVFGALLLAALIEGVRSERWQRALRAIYFIPSAISLTVAGLLFYFIYEPNLGPLNHALRATGLGELAQAWLGQESTAMSSIIAMSQWQGFGYSTLLFAVAIQRIPAEIYGAAAIDGVGAVGRFFRITVPLVREMTGLMAIVTLSGAFQVFNEVMVMTAGGPNNSTQVLGTWLYRSGFVRNNFGYAAAIATVLFVITLGVAVAQLWVTRRRRVEW; from the coding sequence GTGCGCGCCACCCTGCGAAGGACACTCGGGCTCGCGTGGGTCGTCCCCGCCCTCGTGCTGGTCGGAGTGTTCGTCTACCTCCCCCTCGTACAGAACCTGCAGTTCAGCACGCTGAAGTGGGACATCTACAGCGGCGCCCAGGAGTACGTCGGCCTCGGCAACTACACCAAGCTGGTCGAGGACCCGGTCTTCTGGTCGTCGCTGGGCAACAACGTGCTGTACGCGGCGGTCTCCATCGTCTTCCAGGTGTTCGGCGCGCTCCTGCTCGCTGCGCTCATCGAGGGCGTGCGGAGCGAGCGGTGGCAGCGCGCGCTGCGGGCGATCTACTTCATCCCGTCGGCGATCTCGCTGACCGTCGCCGGCCTGCTGTTCTACTTCATCTACGAGCCGAACCTGGGCCCGCTCAACCACGCGCTGCGCGCCACCGGGCTCGGCGAGCTGGCACAGGCGTGGCTGGGGCAGGAGAGCACGGCCATGTCGTCGATCATCGCGATGAGCCAGTGGCAGGGCTTCGGCTACTCGACGCTGCTGTTCGCGGTGGCCATCCAGCGCATCCCCGCCGAGATCTACGGCGCCGCCGCCATCGACGGCGTCGGCGCGGTGGGCCGCTTCTTCCGCATCACGGTGCCGCTGGTGCGGGAGATGACCGGGCTGATGGCGATCGTCACGCTGTCGGGCGCGTTCCAGGTGTTCAACGAGGTCATGGTGATGACGGCCGGCGGCCCCAACAACTCGACCCAGGTGCTGGGCACCTGGCTGTACCGCAGCGGGTTCGTGCGCAACAACTTCGGGTACGCCGCCGCGATCGCGACCGTCCTGTTCGTGATCACGCTCGGCGTGGCGGTGGCGCAGCTCTGGGTCACCCGCAGGAGAAGGGTGGAATGGTGA
- a CDS encoding carbohydrate ABC transporter permease — MVRRLSFLGVIARVFMWAFLLALAVVVLYPLLWMTLNGFKTNAELFGDPFALPLDWSFANYAKAWNRGVSDYLTTSVLVTVTSTIATVFISAWAAYGLTRVDIPLNRTLTAAILGGLMLAPTVALVPLVKLFQAMGLYNTFWALLILYTAFRIPFTTFLIRAYMIDLPREVDEAAEMDGAGRWTAFWRVILPMCKPILTSTVLLHILFTWNEYLFAMIFTSGSGVQTLPVGLTSLMSKHGTEYPVVFAGMVIAALPVVLLFFLGQRYIVKGLADGIGK, encoded by the coding sequence ATGGTGAGGCGGCTGAGCTTCCTCGGGGTGATCGCCCGCGTGTTCATGTGGGCGTTCCTGCTGGCCCTGGCCGTGGTCGTGCTCTACCCGCTGCTGTGGATGACGCTCAACGGGTTCAAGACGAACGCGGAGCTGTTCGGCGACCCGTTCGCGCTGCCGCTCGACTGGAGTTTCGCCAACTACGCCAAGGCGTGGAACCGCGGCGTCAGCGACTACCTGACCACCAGCGTGCTCGTCACGGTGACCTCGACGATCGCCACCGTCTTCATCAGCGCGTGGGCCGCCTACGGGCTGACCCGCGTGGACATCCCGCTGAACAGGACGCTCACCGCCGCCATTCTCGGCGGGCTGATGCTCGCGCCGACCGTGGCGCTGGTGCCGCTGGTGAAGCTGTTCCAGGCGATGGGGCTGTACAACACGTTCTGGGCGTTGCTCATCCTCTACACGGCCTTCCGCATCCCGTTCACCACGTTCCTCATCCGCGCGTACATGATCGACCTGCCGCGCGAGGTGGACGAGGCCGCCGAGATGGACGGCGCGGGCCGGTGGACGGCGTTCTGGCGGGTCATCCTGCCGATGTGCAAGCCCATCCTCACCTCGACGGTGCTGCTGCACATCCTGTTCACCTGGAACGAGTACCTGTTCGCGATGATCTTCACCAGCGGCTCCGGCGTGCAGACGCTGCCGGTCGGGCTGACGAGCCTGATGAGCAAGCACGGCACCGAGTACCCGGTGGTGTTCGCCGGGATGGTGATCGCCGCGCTGCCGGTGGTGCTGCTGTTCTTCCTCGGCCAGCGCTACATCGTCAAGGGCCTCGCAGACGGGATCGGAAAATGA
- a CDS encoding sugar phosphate isomerase/epimerase family protein codes for MIELARFTGSNFAYQHLPFDRFLDDMAALGRERLELWGIAPHLHVPELSDAGARAIRRRAAARGLSVACLTPEQVMYPVNLASPDTALRARSVAMFRRAAQLCAELEAELLLLTPGRGFEDEPVAAAWRRSADAIAEITAYAATLGVTCVLEALQRVESNLVNDSRALARMIGEIGAPNLDAVLDTVAMAVAGESVDDYFDALGDRVRHVHLIDGRPAGHLAWGDGELPLAEYLEALERRGYRGVMTFELFGDGTYAMAPRGAVERCLEACSV; via the coding sequence ATGATCGAGCTTGCCCGCTTCACCGGATCCAACTTCGCCTACCAGCACCTGCCGTTCGACCGTTTCCTCGACGACATGGCCGCGCTCGGCCGGGAGCGGCTGGAGCTGTGGGGCATCGCGCCGCACCTCCACGTCCCCGAGCTGAGCGACGCCGGCGCGCGCGCCATCCGCCGCCGCGCCGCCGCGCGCGGCCTGAGCGTCGCCTGCCTCACGCCCGAGCAGGTGATGTACCCGGTCAACCTGGCCTCCCCCGACACGGCGCTGCGGGCGCGCAGCGTCGCGATGTTCCGGCGCGCCGCCCAGCTGTGCGCGGAGCTGGAGGCGGAGCTGCTGCTGCTCACGCCGGGACGCGGCTTCGAGGACGAGCCGGTGGCAGCCGCCTGGCGCCGCTCCGCCGACGCGATCGCCGAGATCACCGCGTACGCGGCGACGCTCGGCGTGACGTGCGTGCTGGAGGCGCTGCAACGTGTCGAGTCGAACCTGGTCAACGACTCGCGGGCGCTGGCCCGGATGATCGGCGAGATCGGCGCGCCGAACCTGGACGCCGTGCTGGACACCGTGGCCATGGCCGTGGCCGGGGAGAGCGTGGACGACTACTTCGACGCCCTCGGCGACCGCGTCCGGCACGTGCACCTCATCGACGGCCGGCCCGCCGGGCACCTGGCGTGGGGCGATGGGGAGCTGCCGCTGGCCGAGTACCTGGAGGCGCTGGAGCGGCGGGGGTATCGGGGGGTGATGACGTTCGAGCTGTTCGGGGACGGCACGTACGCGATGGCGCCGCGCGGCGCGGTGGAGCGCTGCCTGGAGGCGTGCTCCGTCTGA
- a CDS encoding dienelactone hydrolase family protein, with translation MARARRFVTEGGFAVVALDAPHHGDRPRTEEFGRVVAELRAGMAAGGDDGAPLAAMHTFLAGQAVPEWQAVLTAVQELDLVGAGPVGYWGLSMGCGLGIPFVAAEPRVRAAVLGLLGAYRLTGTAARITVPVRFLLQWDDDMVPRDQGLALFDALGPVVKTLSAHPGKHGEVPESETDESLRFFTRHLGR, from the coding sequence GTGGCCCGCGCGCGCCGCTTCGTCACCGAGGGCGGTTTCGCGGTGGTCGCGCTCGACGCGCCCCACCACGGTGACCGGCCGAGGACCGAGGAGTTCGGCCGGGTCGTGGCCGAACTGCGGGCCGGCATGGCCGCAGGCGGGGACGACGGCGCCCCGCTGGCCGCCATGCACACGTTCCTGGCCGGGCAGGCCGTGCCGGAATGGCAGGCGGTGCTGACCGCTGTCCAGGAGCTCGACCTCGTCGGCGCGGGGCCGGTGGGCTACTGGGGCCTGTCGATGGGGTGCGGGCTCGGCATCCCGTTCGTCGCGGCGGAGCCCCGGGTCCGCGCGGCGGTGCTGGGCCTGCTCGGCGCGTACAGGCTGACGGGGACCGCCGCCCGGATCACCGTCCCGGTGCGGTTCCTGCTCCAGTGGGACGACGACATGGTGCCTCGGGACCAGGGGCTGGCGCTGTTCGACGCGCTGGGGCCGGTCGTCAAGACGTTGAGTGCCCATCCCGGCAAGCACGGGGAGGTCCCCGAGTCCGAGACGGACGAGTCGCTGCGGTTCTTCACGCGGCACCTCGGGCGTTGA
- the atzF gene encoding allophanate hydrolase: MSAIHEPPRERPEASASLHGRQPEASAIPRERPEKPSSPREPSEASAALRERRPEIFISHRDDAQVAADLAAASGPLAGLRLAVKNNVDVAGFPTTAACPAFAPAPPTADAQAVARLRAAGATVVGVTNLDQFATGLVGQRSPYGGVRDARRPQFVSGGSSSGSAVAVALGLADLAIGTDTAGSGRVPAALQGITGIKPTLGTVSVAGVVPACRSYDAVTIMARDLDTAGSAMAVMAGGPGTRPWPPAAPLAAPAAPRVAVPDELPAMDPGWAEAFTAVVERLRATGAVVQPIRIEPFLAAARLLYDGALVAERHAAVGAFVDAHPGEVDPTVGAIISRAGRVSGSDLVRDLARLERLREECMDLLDGFDALLVPTAPCHPTVAEVAAEPVAVNSRVGTYTNFCNLFDLCAVAVPAGTVDEGPDRGIAQFGVTVVARPFHDAVAFDLARLIAVRPEPPAEFAGGAPPLPADRLPWPAAIADGGGVPAVELFVVGAHLAGQPLEPELRALGARWDRAARTCAAYTLHALDTVPPKPGLTRVGAGGSAVEGEVWLLPEGALGRFLARLPAPMTLGRVELSDGRWVVGFGCTQEAVSAGEDITKYGGWRAWLAGR, translated from the coding sequence ATGAGCGCCATCCACGAGCCGCCCCGCGAGCGGCCGGAGGCGTCCGCTTCCTTGCACGGGCGGCAGCCGGAGGCGTCCGCCATCCCACGGGAGCGGCCGGAGAAGCCTTCCTCGCCACGCGAGCCGTCGGAGGCGTCCGCCGCCCTTCGCGAGCGGCGGCCGGAGATCTTCATCTCCCACCGGGACGACGCCCAGGTGGCGGCAGACCTGGCGGCGGCGTCCGGGCCGCTGGCCGGGCTCAGGCTGGCCGTGAAGAACAACGTGGACGTGGCCGGCTTCCCCACGACCGCCGCCTGCCCCGCCTTCGCCCCGGCCCCGCCGACGGCCGACGCGCAGGCCGTGGCACGGCTGAGGGCCGCCGGCGCAACGGTGGTCGGCGTCACGAACCTCGACCAGTTCGCCACCGGCCTGGTCGGCCAGCGCAGCCCGTACGGAGGGGTGCGCGACGCCCGCCGCCCGCAGTTCGTGTCGGGCGGTTCCAGCTCCGGCTCGGCGGTGGCGGTGGCGCTCGGCCTGGCCGACCTGGCGATCGGCACCGACACCGCGGGTTCGGGACGGGTGCCGGCCGCGCTCCAGGGCATCACCGGCATCAAGCCGACGCTCGGCACGGTCTCCGTGGCCGGCGTCGTGCCGGCGTGCCGCTCGTACGACGCCGTCACGATCATGGCGCGTGACCTCGACACCGCCGGATCCGCCATGGCCGTGATGGCCGGCGGCCCCGGCACCCGGCCCTGGCCGCCGGCCGCGCCCCTGGCCGCGCCCGCCGCCCCGCGCGTGGCCGTTCCTGACGAGCTGCCCGCGATGGACCCCGGGTGGGCCGAGGCCTTCACGGCTGTGGTGGAGCGGCTGCGGGCCACGGGAGCCGTCGTACAGCCGATCAGGATCGAGCCGTTCCTGGCCGCCGCCCGGCTCCTCTACGACGGCGCGCTCGTCGCCGAGCGGCACGCGGCCGTCGGCGCGTTCGTCGATGCCCATCCCGGCGAGGTCGATCCCACGGTCGGCGCGATCATCAGCCGGGCCGGGCGGGTCTCCGGCTCGGACCTGGTGCGCGACCTCGCACGGCTGGAACGGCTGCGGGAGGAGTGCATGGACCTGCTCGACGGCTTCGACGCGCTGCTCGTCCCGACCGCTCCCTGCCATCCCACCGTGGCCGAGGTCGCCGCCGAGCCGGTGGCGGTCAACTCGCGCGTCGGCACGTACACGAACTTCTGCAACCTGTTCGACCTGTGCGCGGTCGCGGTGCCGGCCGGCACGGTGGACGAGGGCCCTGACAGGGGGATCGCCCAGTTCGGCGTCACCGTCGTGGCCCGGCCGTTCCACGACGCGGTCGCGTTCGACCTGGCCCGCCTGATCGCCGTCCGCCCCGAACCCCCTGCGGAGTTCGCCGGAGGCGCCCCGCCGCTGCCCGCCGACCGGCTGCCGTGGCCGGCGGCGATCGCGGACGGCGGCGGCGTCCCGGCCGTCGAGCTCTTCGTGGTCGGCGCCCATCTGGCCGGGCAACCGCTGGAACCCGAACTGCGCGCCCTGGGCGCCCGTTGGGACAGGGCCGCCCGCACCTGCGCCGCCTACACCCTGCACGCGCTGGACACCGTGCCGCCGAAGCCGGGGCTGACGCGGGTCGGCGCGGGTGGCTCGGCTGTCGAGGGCGAGGTCTGGCTGCTCCCGGAGGGGGCGCTCGGCCGCTTCCTGGCCAGGCTGCCCGCGCCCATGACGTTGGGACGGGTGGAGCTGTCCGATGGGCGGTGGGTCGTGGGGTTCGGGTGCACGCAGGAGGCGGTGTCCGCGGGGGAGGACATCACGAAGTACGGAGGGTGGCGGGCGTGGCTGGCTGGCCGGTGA